The Novosphingobium sp. Gsoil 351 genome contains the following window.
AGTTTCGAGCACTACACACAGGCCGACGAGATCGATAACGCCGGCGTCGCCCTCTTGGCAAACAACAGGTTGAGCACTGGCGAGGTAGATTCCTTCTTTCAGGAAATCCGCGCCCATGGGGGCTTGGGTGAGGGCTTCGTGAAATGGCAGCTCGGCGGGAGCTATGTCCATGACAAGTCGAACCAAATTGTCGACCAGTACACGACACAATCCGGCAGCTATTTCTCCGGGTTCCCGCCTTCGGTTGGCGGCAATCCACCGTTTCACCGTCTAATTTCCTACGCCAACAACACAACCGAAACAAAATCGATCTTCGGCAGCGTTTCCGTCGCGCTTCTCGACGATCTGAAGCTCAACGGCAGCGCCCGCTACACCGATGTGAAGTCGGATTTCGGCGGATGCGTCGGGACGACGGATCGGCAACTGGAACTGCTCATCACCAACGTGTTTGGCGATGGCAAGGCTAACAGCGGCCAATGCATCACCGTACTCTCCAAAGGTGGCCCGTCGGGCTATTTCCGCACCACCCTCAACGAGGACAACATCGCTTGGCGGCTCGGGCTCGAGTGGCAAGCGACCGCCAACACCCTGATCTACGGCTTGGTAAGCCGCGGTTACAAGGCGGCTGCGTCTCCCATTTTGACTGCGACCACGGCAGCCCAGTTGCGCCCCGTGACGCAGGAGTCCGTGATCGACTATGAGGCCGGGATCAAGACCCGGCTGTTCGGAAACACGCTGCAGTTCAACGGAAGCGTATTCTACTACGATTATCGCAACAAACAGCTTCTGGCGAGGTTCATCGATCCGATTTTCGGGGCGCTCCAAGGCTTGGTGAACATTCCCAAGAGTCGCGAATTTGGCGCGGAGGCGAGCGTCGTTTGGAAACCGATAGCGGACCTCACTCTCGATGGCGCGGTGACCTATCTCAATTCACGAGTTGAGTCCGATTTCCCCAACACGGACGTCTACGGGAACGCGGTGAACTTCAAGGGAGAGCATTTTCCGTTCACGCCGAAATGGTCCGCTTCGGGTGGCGTTCGCGTGGATCTGCCGGTGGGCGATCACCATTCAGGGTATCTCGGGGCGCGAGGTTCCTACCAGAGCGCCACCGTAACCTCGTTTGGCGAGTCGGCCGTCATTGCCGCACGGGCACCCTCGATTGCGATCAAATCATATGGATTGCTGGATCTGAGCGCCGGCATTGCTCCCAATGGCGGCAATTGGAAAGTTGAGTTCTGGGCTCGGAACGTTACGAACACGTACTACTGGGTAAACTTCAACAGTGGCGGCGATGTGACGGTAAGATTGACCGGGATGCCGCGCACTTATGGCGCAACGGTGCAGCTCGATTTCTAGATCGCAAGCTCCTGAGCAGCGATACTACATGATCCCATCTCGTCAAAGGAAGATCGGAATGAAATATTTCTTTGTTCAAGGTGAATATTCGATACCGTTTACGGAGCTGACAAAGCTGTCCGACTTGGTCGCTGAACATCGTGCTTACGTCCAGCAAGCCTACGACGATGGCCATTATCTACTTTCCGGGCCGGAAGTCCCTGCGGACACCGGGGTTGTGATCGCTCGCGCTCCATCTCGCACGTTGCTTAACGAGCTTATGGAACGCGAGCCGTTCGTCCGTGACGGCAAGGTTCGAATATCTCGGGTCGTGGAGTTCGTCCCGGCTCGCCACCGACCTCAAATCGAGGATTGGGTAGTTGGTTAGGCAGCGCACGCGATGCTCCGATCTCGGTGCTTGCTGGCGAGGCCGATACCGCACGCTTCGATTTACGAGCCGTCACCGCGACAAGCCGATCGGCCCCGACAACTGGCCGGATGCGTGGTGTCGATCATTTTTGTGAGATGAGTTGGAACATGATGGCGCAAAGCCGCGGACCAGCGCAGCCAAACCTTGTGCAGGTGCTCGATACGGCACCTCTGAACATGAGGTAT
Protein-coding sequences here:
- a CDS encoding TonB-dependent receptor, producing the protein MKSIDASKGSRRSIDFTTAIRVWLLSCATFVVAPAHAQTVAEPEVSAMGADDTEAQGEIIVTARKQSEALSKVGLPITAATGDELVARGITTVTELVKLEPSLQYAKSFDSTPIFTIRGVGYNDNSIQAPPTVSVYQDEVPYAYSVMTKGAMLDVQRVEILKGPQGTLFGQNATGGAINFIANKPGEEFGAGVTATYGRFNAVHFDGYVSGPLAPSLKARIALATDLGGAWQRSNTRDDRLGDKNMQQARVLLEWEPSANFSALLNLNGWRDRSETQAQQLFGFFVKSPQFVGLGAGKNQPTPAQVAAMPAYAAELRQILQQPLSPRRNRAADWVAGTHPELDQRFRQAALRLNWEVNEGLGFTSLTSFEHYTQADEIDNAGVALLANNRLSTGEVDSFFQEIRAHGGLGEGFVKWQLGGSYVHDKSNQIVDQYTTQSGSYFSGFPPSVGGNPPFHRLISYANNTTETKSIFGSVSVALLDDLKLNGSARYTDVKSDFGGCVGTTDRQLELLITNVFGDGKANSGQCITVLSKGGPSGYFRTTLNEDNIAWRLGLEWQATANTLIYGLVSRGYKAAASPILTATTAAQLRPVTQESVIDYEAGIKTRLFGNTLQFNGSVFYYDYRNKQLLARFIDPIFGALQGLVNIPKSREFGAEASVVWKPIADLTLDGAVTYLNSRVESDFPNTDVYGNAVNFKGEHFPFTPKWSASGGVRVDLPVGDHHSGYLGARGSYQSATVTSFGESAVIAARAPSIAIKSYGLLDLSAGIAPNGGNWKVEFWARNVTNTYYWVNFNSGGDVTVRLTGMPRTYGATVQLDF
- a CDS encoding YciI family protein translates to MKYFFVQGEYSIPFTELTKLSDLVAEHRAYVQQAYDDGHYLLSGPEVPADTGVVIARAPSRTLLNELMEREPFVRDGKVRISRVVEFVPARHRPQIEDWVVG